One Nicotiana tomentosiformis chromosome 4, ASM39032v3, whole genome shotgun sequence genomic window carries:
- the LOC104092825 gene encoding transcription termination factor MTERF15, mitochondrial-like, whose amino-acid sequence MAARLLRLHGHGAAGQLYSIFNSKFLLQYSTTAVATTCDPTHFLMNYLVDSLGFSKEEAITTNTKVTRLKPTENPQLVLNFFEQSGLDKTHIGKIVSAVPKLLLCDVDKTLKPKLDILHDLGLCGSDLVKVITGSMSILKNTEVSDMKSCVSYLRKVLGSDENVMKAVKKKPCLLSVKGCERLRTNMLFFQSIGFSDEDIKKFIVQNPYTLLACPESVEDKVDRLKKDFNISQGSGMFIHGVDVLISMKKATIDTKLGVFRDYGWSKWDIIKLVQLLPYCLRLSQKRLRAALNFYMGELGLKPAYLASHPTLLMFSMKKRVLPRLELMRSLVEKKLYDEDYNLYTILLPSDPKFYQIYVLPYKDMIPDVCELYNKFQQHGKAEK is encoded by the coding sequence ATGGCAGCTCGCTTATTGCGACTGCACGGCCATGGCGCCGCAGGGCAGCTATATTCCATTTTCAACTCCAAATTCCTACTTCAATACTCAACAACTGCAGTTGCTACTACCTGTGACCCGACCCATTTCCTGATGAACTATCTTGTAGACTCTCTCGGATTCTCCAAAGAAGAAGCCATTACAACAAACACTAAGGTAACTCGTTTAAAACCCACTGAAAATCCTCAGCTTGTCCTAAATTTCTTCGAACAAAGTGGTTTAGACAAAACCCATATTGGTAAAATTGTGTCTGCAGTTCCCAAGTTGCTTTTGTGTGATGTTGACAAAACCCTAAAACCCAAACTTGACATTCTTCATGATCTTGGTTTATGTGGTTCTGACTTAGTCAAAGTCATAACTGGAAGTATGTCTATTTTGAAAAACACAGAAGTTTCTGACATGAAATCTTGTGTCAGTTATCTTAGAAAAGTTTTGGGTAGTGATGAGAATGTAATGAAAGCTGTTAAGAAAAAACCATGTTTGCTCTCTGTTAAAGGATGTGAAAGATTGAGGACCAATATGTTGTTTTTTCAAAGTATTGGGTTTTCAGATGAGGATATCAAGAAATTCATAGTTCAAAATCCATATACTCTTTTGGCTTGTCCTGAGAGTGTAGAGGATAAAGTGGACAGGCTTAAAAAAGATTTTAATATCTCTCAAGGGTCGGGAATGTTTATCCATGGAGTTGATGTGCTTATTTCGATGAAAAAAGCGACTATAGACACGAAACTTGGCGTTTTCAGGGATTATGGATGGTCTAAATGGGACATAATTAAATTGGTCCAGCTTTTGCCTTATTGTTTGAGGCTGTCACAGAAGAGATTGCGAGCTGCGCTAAACTTCTACATGGGAGAACTCGGTTTGAAACCTGCTTACTTGGCTTCTCATCCGACGCTGCTTATGTTTAGTATGAAAAAGAGGGTTTTGCCTCGCTTGGAACTCATGAGAAGTTTAGTGGAGAAGAAATTATACGATGAAGATTACAATCTGTATACTATTCTGTTGCCATCAGATCCGAAATTTTATCAGATTTATGTGCTGCCCTACAAGGATATGATACCTGATGTGTGTGAACTATACAACAAATTTCAACAGCATGGAAAAGCTGAAAAGTAA